One window of the Oncorhynchus keta strain PuntledgeMale-10-30-2019 unplaced genomic scaffold, Oket_V2 Un_contig_8718_pilon_pilon, whole genome shotgun sequence genome contains the following:
- the LOC118383412 gene encoding gasdermin-E-like — MEDRETVSVLESVLDQMCTGKTADLGEVKEVSQMQTVQAILNHLEHSDSSPTHSLLSDSSQTPSLSDSSQTPSLSDSSQTPSLSDSSQTPTLLNATHLIVSAMDGMTDECLSVLGSCCSPPVLQALQILVQHVAAGSGETLSLRDAGLAVLTEEELYQRTESLFGHSEVTLKREEDTLRTEMKDQPGYLPLVMSITVKGLASLV; from the exons atggaggacagagagacagtcagtgtGCTGGAGAGTGTG CTGGACCAGATGTGCACAGGTAAGACAGCTGACCTGGGGGAGGTTAAGGAAGTGTCTCAGATGCAGACAGTCCAGGCCATACTGAACCATCTAGAGCATTCGGACTCCAGCCCAACACACTCCCTCCTCAGTGATTCCAGCCAGACACCCTCCCTCAGTGATTCCAGCCAGACACCATCCCTCAGTGATTCCAGCCAGACACCATCCCTCAGTGATTCCAGCCAGACACCCACCCTCCTCAATGCCACTCATCTCATTGTCAGTGCCATGGATG GAATGACAGatgagtgtctctctgtgttgggaTCCTGTTGCAGTCCTCCAGTCTTACAGGCCCTGCAGATCCTG GTGCAGCATGTGGCAGCAGGGAGTGGGGAGACCCTCTCTCTGAGAGATGCAGGTCTGGCTGTTCTGACTGAGGAGGAGCTGTATCAGAGGACAGAGAGTCTCTTTGGTCACTCTGAAGTTAcactgaagagagaggaggacacaCTGAGGACAGAGATGAAGGACCAGCCTGGATACCTTCCTCTAGTCATGAGTATCACTGTGAAAGGCCTGGCCTCTTTAGTGTAA